The following are encoded together in the Salvelinus alpinus chromosome 29, SLU_Salpinus.1, whole genome shotgun sequence genome:
- the LOC139558596 gene encoding teashirt homolog 1-like, producing MPRRKQQAPRRSVAYGDEEEFKADDKIDEEHLQDDGLSLDGHDGEYLCNEDDDAGDRFSFQNSPLSNGTNPDAGYASPLSDASDQLIDFQSTPSKDGLDKEEEEAVRGEVEPPKVPNGLSLQDSLAQMKAVYANLISEASWSSITMDMLRSNSNKVSSVISNSNGSSHKGSNVILNSHANSLVNNNNHSNSSSGTSAPTNTTSNTSATSTANTTNTVNTGGVAYDWHQAALAKTFQHTPYNLLPEPSLFSTVQLYRQNNKLYGPVFTGASKFRCKDCSGAYDTLVGLTVHMSESGHYRDDNKDKEEERGKRWSKPRKRSLMEMEGKEDAQKVLKCMYCGHSFESLQDLSVHMIKTKHYQKVPLKEPMSALVSKLVPPNRKRAFQDLVSPCSPESVHNTPGVHLGETSKDQKVVNPYVTANNRYGYQNGASYTWQFEARKAQILKCMECGSSHDTLQQLTAHMMVTGHFLKVTNSASKKGKQLVFDPVVEENIQSIPLPPTSTRLPVPNVKSQPDSPPLHSSSTEEKREEHEENMEMSEPEKKIKEEKEDPTEKCEKPGKAGHYKYLTEEDLEQTPKGGVDILKSLEFTVSSAIIKAQTGTPTWGGAGYPSIHAAYQLHGSLKSSMQSVHVVQPLFSTSSLKMMSSDSSNLIHSPSSPSPPPSHKNNVLAMEELVEKVTGKVTVKKEKEEKASENKCKARSAKSPSPLSKERKGSPKVDGLNKPVKNVAVEDQSEPRSREGEAKDNKADLSTKNGTDVPNTAVGNSCNSLGIITDHSPEQPFVNPLSALQSIMNNHLGKASKTATPYLDPLSKLYKISNSMLEKPMNISTQVKQVQSINRFYDNNDQPMDLTKSKVTNGLTANSTSTTLNSTTNCNTNNSNRPILSSLSESLSSQNALMDISDMVKNLTGRLTPKSSTPSSISEKSDADNSAFEDGLEELSAVQKRKGRQSNWNPQHLLILQAQFTSCLRETSDGKFVMTDLGPQERVHICKFTGLSLTTISHWLANVKYQLRRTGGTKFLKNIDSGQPLFLCSDCASQFRTPSSYINHLESHLGFSMKDLSKLSIDHIREEQAVTRMITEKTFSSLGLTEEDSGSVFQCTLCNRTFVSKHAVKLHLSKTHGKSPEDHLIFVTELEKFDKA from the coding sequence CTTATGGGGACGAGGAGGAATTTAAGGCTGATGACAAGATCGATGAGGAGCACCTGCAGGACGACGGCCTCTCCTTAGACGGCCATGACGGCGAGTACCTCTGCAACGAGGATGACGACGCCGGGGACCGATTCAGCTTCCAGAACTCCCCGCTCAGCAATGGGACCAACCCAGACGCCGGCTATGCCTCTCCGCTCAGTGATGCCAGCGACCAGCTTATTGACTTCCAGAGTACTCCCTCCAAGGACGGACTTgataaggaggaggaagaggcagTCAGAGGAGAAGTAGAACCCCCGAAGGTCCCCAACGGCCTGTCTCTGCAGGACAGCCTGGCGCAGATGAAAGCCGTCTATGCTAACCTGATCTCTGAAGCCTCTTGGTCCAGCATCACCATGGACATGCTGAGAAGTAACAGCAACAAGGTCAGCAGTGTGATCAGCAACAGCAATGGAAGCAGCCACAAGGGGAGCAACGTTATCCTTAACAGTCATGCTAACAGCCTTGTGAACAATAATAACCACAGCAATAGCAGCAGTGGCACCTCTGCCCCTACCAACACTACCAGCAACACTAGTGCTACAAGCACCGCTAATACTACCAACACTGTCAACACAGGTGGAGTGGCCTACGACTGGCACCAAGCAGCTTTGGCCAAAACTTTTCAGCATACACCATACAATCTCCTCCCCGAGCCGAGCCTCTTCAGCACTGTGCAGCTGTACCGGCAGAACAACAAGCTCTACGGCCCGGTGTTCACCGGTGCCAGCAAGTTCCGGTGCAAGGACTGCAGCGGAGCCTATGACACATTGGTGGGGCTCACGGTGCACATGAGTGAGTCAGGCCACTACCGTGATGACAACAAAGACAAGGAGGAGGAGCGGGGAAAGAGGTGGTCCAAGCCCCGTAAGCGCTCCCTCATGGAGATGGAAGGAAAGGAGGATGCTCAAAAGGTGCTCAAGTGCATGTACTGCGGACACTCCTTTGAATCCCTGCAGGACCTGAGCGTCCACATGATCAAAACGAAACACTACCAGAAAGTGCCTCTAAAAGAACCCATGTCAGCCCTCGTCTCAAAGCTGGTGCCCCCTAACAGAAAAAGAGCATTTCAGGACTTGGTGTCCCCATGCTCACCGGAGTCTGTCCACAACACACCTGGTGTACACCTGGGAGAGACCTCAAAAGACCAGAAAGTGGTTAACCCCTATGTCACAGCAAATAACCGCTACGGCTACCAAAATGGCGCCAGTTACACCTGGCAGTTTGAGGCGCGTAAGGCCCAGATCCTCAAATGCATGGAGTGTGGGAGTTCCCACGACACCCTGCAACAACTGACCGCCCACATGATGGTCACAGGACACTTTCTGAAAGTGACCAACTCAGCGTCCAAAAAGGGGAAGCAGTTGGTGTTTGACCCCGTGGTTGAGGAAAATATACAGTCCATTCCTCTCCCTCCGACCTCTACACGACTCCCGGTTCCCAATGTGAAGTCACAGCCTGATTCTCCTCCCTTGCACTCCTCCTCCACTGAAGAGAAAAGGGAGGAGCATGAGGAGAACATGGAGATGAGTGAACCAGAGAAGAAGAtcaaagaggagaaagaggatcCGACTGAGAAATGCGAGAAACCAGGCAAGGCTGGACATTACAAGTATCTCACAGAGGAAGACCTGGAGCAGACTCCCAAAGGAGGTGTGGATATCCTGAAGTCCTTAGAGTTCACTGTGTCAAGTGCAATCATCAAGGCCCAGACTGGGACACCCACTTGGGGTGGTGCTGGCTACCCGAGCATCCACGCTGCCTACCAGCTCCATGGGTCTTTGAAGTCCTCCATGCAGAGTGTCCATGTGGTTCAACCCTTGTTCAGCACTAGCAGCTTGAAGATGATGTCCTCTGACTCCAGCAATCTGATCCACTCTCCGAGCAGCCCTTCCCCACCTCCAAGCCACAAGAACAATGTGTTGGCCATGGAAGAGCTGGTGGAAAAAGTCACAGGGAAAGTCACtgtgaagaaggagaaggaggaaaaGGCCTCCGAAAATAAATGCAAAGCGAGATCTGCCAAGtcaccctctccactgtccaAGGAGAGGAAGGGCTCACCCAAGGTGGATGGCCTCAACAAGCCAGTGAAAAACGTTGCCGTAGAGGATCAGAGTGAGCCtagaagcagagagggagaggcaaaaGACAACAAAGCAGATTTGTCAACGAAGAACGGAACAGACGTGCCAAACACGGCAGTTGGCAACAGCTGTAACAGCTTGGGAATCATCACTGATCACTCACCGGAGCAGCCTTTTGTCAACCCCCTCAGTGCGTTGCAGTCCATCATGAACAATCACTTGGGAAAGGCCTCAAAGACGGCCACACCCTATCTAGACCCTCTGTCGAAGCTGTACAAGATCAGTAATAGCATGCTGGAGAAGCCCATGAACATCTCCACTCAGGTCAAACAAGTTCAGTCAATCAATCGATTCTATGACAACAATGACCAGCCCATGGACTTGACGAAATCCAAAGTCACTAACGGACTAACTGCGAACAGCACCTCCACTACGCTAAACAGCACTACCAACTGTAATACCAATAACAGCAACAGACCCATCCTCTCAAGCTTGTCTGAATCTCTGTCGTCCCAAAATGCTTTGATGGACATCTCCGACATGGTCAAGAACCTGACTGGCCGTCTGACGCCCAAATCCTCCACTCCGTCCTCCATCTCGGAGAAATCTGATGCGGACAACAGCGCCTTCGAGGATGGCTTGGAGGAGCTCTCTGCAGTCCAGAAAAGGAAAGGCCGGCAGTCCAACTGGAATCCTCAGCACCTCCTCATCCTTCAGGCCCAGTTTACCTCCTGTCTTCGGGAGACGTCTGACGGCAAGTTCGTCATGACTGACCTCGGCCCCCAGGAGCGGGTCCACATCTGCAAGTTCACCGGTCTCTCCTTGACCACTATCTCCCATTGGCTGGCCAACGTCAAGTACCAGCTGAGGAGGACAGGCGGGACAAAATTCCTGAAGAACATTGACTCGGGCCAGCCCCTGTTTCTGTGCAGTGACTGTGCCTCTCAATTTAGGACTCCTTCCTCTTACATAAACCATTTGGAGTCCCACTTAGGCTTCAGCATGAAGGACCTCTCCAAGCTTTCAATAGATCACATTAGGGAGGAGCAGGCAGTTACCAGAATGATAACAGAGAAGACTTTCAGTTCCCTAGGACTTACCGAGGAAGACTCAGGCTCTGTATTTCAGTGCACGCTCTGCAATCGGACCTTTGTCAGCAAGCACGCGGTCAAGCTTCACCTTAGCAAAACACATGGCAAGTCGCCGGAGGACCACCTCATCTTTGTCACTGAACTAGAAAAGTTTGATAAAGCCTAA